A part of Halobaculum sp. MBLA0143 genomic DNA contains:
- a CDS encoding helix-turn-helix transcriptional regulator produces MRHAVLVSALLLLVVPGALPGVVGQPGGTTPTAVAQADTPASVDAMVDRRTTVFRVSMDRSGDARWTVTTLYELDGPAERAAFTRFAAAYRNGTAGAGPDPSAWRAAAATAADATGRQMTIRGVSRSADLRNDTTGALVLRFRWTNFAERTENSTFRVRDVFQATDGTWLPRLGSEQVLIVETVADARIVSTNYPLTNLNVRVEGPRDLAAEPVDLGYTLGVTPTVTPSPTPTATPSPTATPRPPTTTTTPTREGGDTVAFGAVVLLLAAAVVALIAYQGGFGGAGAVAVDDDDRDGGAPAAEPGTDTAPTPDTDVESDAESDVESEPEPDPEPEPEPEPELLSDEERVERLLEQNGGRMRQADIVSETGWSDAKVSQLLSAMAEEGRVDKLRLGRENLISFPDADETDEE; encoded by the coding sequence ATGCGGCACGCCGTCCTCGTCTCCGCCCTCCTCCTCCTCGTCGTCCCGGGCGCCCTCCCCGGAGTCGTCGGGCAGCCGGGGGGGACGACTCCGACAGCCGTCGCACAGGCGGACACGCCAGCGAGTGTCGACGCGATGGTCGACCGCCGGACGACCGTGTTCCGGGTGTCGATGGACCGCAGCGGCGACGCCCGGTGGACCGTGACGACGCTGTACGAACTGGACGGTCCGGCGGAACGAGCGGCGTTCACTCGGTTCGCGGCGGCCTACAGGAACGGCACCGCCGGGGCCGGCCCGGACCCGTCCGCCTGGCGAGCGGCGGCGGCGACGGCTGCCGACGCGACCGGTCGCCAGATGACGATCCGGGGCGTCTCTCGGTCGGCCGACCTCCGGAACGACACCACCGGCGCGCTCGTGTTGCGCTTCCGGTGGACGAACTTCGCCGAACGCACCGAAAACAGTACCTTCCGTGTCCGCGACGTGTTCCAGGCGACCGACGGCACCTGGCTCCCTCGCCTGGGGTCGGAGCAGGTGCTGATCGTCGAGACGGTCGCCGACGCTCGGATCGTCTCTACGAACTACCCGCTCACGAACCTCAACGTCCGGGTTGAGGGTCCCCGAGACCTCGCGGCCGAGCCGGTCGACCTCGGCTACACGCTCGGAGTGACGCCGACGGTGACACCCTCGCCCACACCGACGGCGACACCCTCCCCGACGGCGACGCCGCGCCCACCGACGACGACCACGACACCGACACGGGAGGGGGGTGACACGGTCGCGTTCGGTGCAGTCGTGCTCCTGCTCGCGGCTGCCGTCGTGGCGCTGATTGCCTACCAGGGCGGCTTCGGCGGGGCCGGGGCCGTCGCTGTCGACGACGACGACAGAGACGGGGGAGCGCCGGCCGCCGAGCCCGGAACGGACACGGCGCCGACGCCGGACACCGACGTCGAGTCCGACGCCGAGTCGGACGTCGAGTCCGAACCGGAACCGGACCCCGAGCCGGAGCCAGAGCCGGAACCCGAACTCCTCTCGGACGAGGAACGGGTCGAACGGCTGTTGGAGCAGAACGGCGGCCGGATGCGTCAGGCGGACATCGTCTCCGAGACGGGTTGGTCGGACGCGAAGGTGTCACAGCTCCTGTCGGCGATGGCCGAAGAGGGGCGCGTCGACAAGCTCCGTCTGGGCCGGGAGAACCTGATCTCGTTCCCGGACGCCGACGAGACCGACGAGGAGTGA
- a CDS encoding electron transfer flavoprotein subunit beta/FixA family protein, with amino-acid sequence MKILVTVKEVAEAADDFEIEGDDIGEQYLEYDLNEWDDYAVEAAVQLQEAGDDVETVSVTIGPERSEETIRMALAKGVDRAVRVWDDDLADTELDVEARAELLAAVAEAEDPDLILSGVQANDTGFGATGVALAEELGFEWAAVVNHLDMEAGDPAAAVRRELEGGVEELTEVDLPAVLTIQTGINEPRYASLRGIRQAQSKEIDAMGLADLDLSEETLDTPIRRTGMYEPETESDATYLDGDTDEQAGELADLLREKGVAQ; translated from the coding sequence ATGAAGATCCTCGTCACAGTCAAGGAGGTCGCGGAGGCGGCCGACGACTTCGAGATCGAGGGCGACGACATCGGGGAGCAGTACCTCGAGTACGACCTCAACGAGTGGGACGACTACGCCGTCGAGGCGGCGGTCCAACTCCAAGAGGCGGGCGACGACGTGGAGACAGTGTCAGTCACCATCGGGCCGGAACGCTCCGAGGAGACGATCCGGATGGCGCTGGCGAAGGGTGTCGACCGCGCCGTCCGGGTGTGGGACGACGACCTGGCGGACACGGAGCTGGACGTCGAGGCCCGAGCGGAGCTGCTCGCGGCCGTCGCCGAGGCGGAAGACCCGGACCTGATCCTCTCGGGCGTCCAGGCGAACGACACCGGCTTCGGTGCGACCGGCGTCGCGCTGGCCGAGGAACTGGGCTTCGAGTGGGCGGCCGTCGTCAACCACCTCGACATGGAGGCCGGCGACCCCGCCGCCGCCGTCCGGCGCGAACTGGAGGGTGGGGTAGAGGAGCTGACCGAGGTGGACCTCCCGGCGGTGCTCACGATCCAGACCGGGATCAACGAGCCGCGGTACGCCAGTCTCCGCGGGATCCGTCAGGCCCAGTCGAAGGAGATCGACGCGATGGGGCTCGCGGATCTCGACTTGTCCGAGGAGACGCTGGACACGCCGATCCGTCGCACGGGCATGTACGAGCCGGAGACGGAGTCGGACGCCACCTACCTCGACGGCGATACCGACGAGCAGGCCGGGGAGCTGGCGGATCTGCTCCGCGAGAAGGGGGTGGCACAGTGA
- a CDS encoding electron transfer flavoprotein subunit alpha/FixB family protein, which yields MSVLAVADHRRGELRDVTFELLTAGRELADDLGTDLHVAVVSGDTEQFAEELAREGVDQIHTVEEGEEFNHDVYVQAVAALFESLEPTALVAPNSVNGMDYVPAVATRLGLPLTTDAVDLAYDGELEVTREMYGSKVETTVAVTETPFAVSVRGGEWPAAEAPAEPPVESFDFEVDEDAVGSRVTGFEEVGGGDVDIGDADFLVSVGRGIEEEENLDLIEDLVEATGATLSSSRPIVDNGWLPKNRQVGQSGKKVTPDVYLAIGISGAVQHVAGMKGADTIVAVNTDPNAPIFDIADYGVVGDLFDVVPALTEEFGG from the coding sequence GTGAGCGTCCTCGCAGTCGCGGACCACCGGCGCGGTGAGCTCCGCGACGTGACGTTCGAACTGCTCACCGCCGGGCGCGAGCTCGCGGACGACCTGGGGACGGACCTCCACGTCGCGGTCGTCTCCGGCGACACGGAGCAGTTCGCCGAGGAGCTCGCCCGCGAGGGTGTCGACCAGATCCACACGGTAGAGGAGGGCGAGGAGTTCAACCACGACGTGTACGTCCAGGCCGTCGCCGCGTTGTTCGAGTCGCTGGAGCCGACGGCGTTGGTCGCGCCCAACTCCGTCAACGGGATGGACTACGTCCCGGCGGTCGCAACCCGGCTGGGGCTCCCGCTGACGACGGACGCCGTCGACCTGGCGTACGACGGGGAGTTGGAGGTGACCCGCGAGATGTACGGCTCGAAGGTGGAGACCACCGTGGCGGTGACGGAGACGCCGTTCGCCGTCTCCGTCCGGGGCGGGGAGTGGCCCGCCGCCGAGGCGCCCGCGGAGCCGCCCGTCGAGTCGTTCGACTTCGAGGTCGACGAGGACGCCGTCGGCTCTCGCGTCACCGGCTTCGAAGAGGTCGGCGGCGGCGACGTGGACATCGGGGACGCCGACTTCCTCGTGTCCGTCGGCCGCGGGATCGAAGAAGAGGAGAACTTGGACCTGATCGAGGACCTCGTGGAGGCGACGGGCGCGACCCTGTCGTCCTCGCGGCCCATCGTCGACAACGGCTGGCTGCCGAAGAACCGTCAGGTCGGCCAGTCCGGCAAGAAGGTCACTCCGGACGTGTACCTCGCGATCGGGATCAGCGGCGCCGTCCAACACGTCGCCGGGATGAAGGGTGCCGACACGATCGTCGCCGTCAACACCGACCCGAACGCGCCCATCTTCGACATCGCCGACTACGGGGTCGTCGGCGACCTGTTCGACGTGGTGCCGGCGCTGACCGAGGAGTTCGGGGGCTGA
- a CDS encoding polyprenyl synthetase family protein, with translation MEYLERRVAMVNDRLEGVTGAVEPAELSTEVEHVALAGGKRVRPTVTLLACEAAGGDAEAAVDFAVGVELVHNASLVVDDIIDRSEVRRGTPSAWAEYGHGPALIASDGLLGEAFGLFSTDDRAMQVVAEAMVELGEGEATELVDQTDSEAAYMQLARRKTGALFRAAAELGAIAADADGFTVESFGEYAERVGVAFQIRDDVLDATADGGDLGKPTGQDEAMDRPSLLQVTDLTPAEANDRARTEADEALAALDTAGVGESDARGYLRDLAEFVVVRER, from the coding sequence ATGGAGTACTTGGAGCGACGGGTTGCGATGGTGAACGACCGCCTGGAGGGCGTGACGGGGGCGGTCGAGCCGGCCGAGCTCTCCACGGAGGTCGAACACGTCGCACTCGCCGGCGGCAAGCGCGTCCGGCCGACCGTGACGCTGTTGGCGTGTGAGGCGGCGGGCGGCGACGCGGAGGCGGCCGTCGACTTCGCCGTCGGTGTCGAACTCGTCCACAACGCCTCGCTCGTCGTCGACGACATCATCGACCGGTCGGAGGTTCGACGGGGAACCCCCAGCGCCTGGGCGGAGTACGGCCACGGCCCGGCGCTGATCGCCTCGGACGGACTGCTCGGGGAGGCGTTCGGGCTGTTCTCGACCGACGACCGCGCGATGCAGGTCGTCGCGGAGGCGATGGTGGAGCTGGGCGAGGGTGAGGCGACGGAACTCGTCGACCAGACGGACTCGGAGGCGGCGTACATGCAGTTGGCCCGCCGGAAGACCGGCGCCCTGTTCCGGGCGGCCGCGGAGTTGGGCGCCATCGCGGCGGACGCGGACGGCTTCACCGTCGAGTCGTTCGGGGAGTACGCCGAGCGGGTCGGCGTCGCCTTCCAGATCCGCGACGACGTGTTGGACGCCACCGCCGACGGCGGCGACCTCGGGAAGCCGACCGGACAGGACGAGGCGATGGACCGGCCGTCGTTGCTCCAGGTGACGGACCTCACGCCGGCGGAGGCGAACGACCGGGCGCGGACGGAGGCCGACGAGGCGCTCGCGGCGTTGGACACCGCCGGCGTCGGCGAGTCCGACGCTCGGGGGTACCTCCGTGACCTCGCGGAGTTCGTCGTCGTCAGGGAACGGTAG
- a CDS encoding aldehyde dehydrogenase family protein, with the protein MSRDSGTYRHYVDGEWIEGDGDETFESRNPANGETLGEFHRGTETDVDRAVDAADAAEDDWQAMSYPDRAEFLWDIYHELKDRHEELGEVVTKECGKEISEGKADVTEAWHMVEWAAGNARHPHGDVVPSEISSKDAYMRRQPRGTVGCITPWNFPVAIPFWHMAVALVEGNTVVWKPAEQTPWCGQIIAEMFEDAGIPDGVFNMVQGFGDAGNAIVEDDRVDTVLFTGSAEVGHGIADKLGGEPGREASLEMGGKNAVVVTEEADLDVAVHSAVMSSFKTTGQRCVSAERLIVHEDVYDEFKSRFVDVAERVAVDDPLDEETFMGPLIESEHVEKVRKYNQLARDEDVNVLVDREELDDDEIPEGHADGEWVGPFVYEADPHADLRCTHEEVFGPHVALLEYSGGIEQAVEIHNDVDYGLAGAVISENYRQLNYYRDNAEVGLAYANLPCIGAEVQLPFGGVKRSGKGAPSAREAIEAVTDRTAWTMNNSKDIEMAQGLSAEILTEDD; encoded by the coding sequence ATGAGCCGAGACTCCGGCACGTACCGACACTACGTCGACGGTGAGTGGATCGAGGGTGACGGCGACGAGACGTTCGAGAGCCGTAACCCCGCGAACGGGGAGACGCTGGGCGAGTTCCACCGCGGGACGGAGACGGACGTGGACCGCGCGGTCGACGCCGCCGACGCCGCCGAGGACGACTGGCAGGCGATGTCGTACCCGGACCGCGCGGAGTTCCTCTGGGACATCTACCACGAGCTGAAGGACCGTCACGAGGAGCTGGGTGAGGTCGTCACGAAGGAGTGCGGCAAGGAGATCAGCGAGGGGAAGGCGGACGTGACGGAGGCCTGGCACATGGTGGAGTGGGCCGCCGGGAACGCCCGTCACCCGCACGGTGACGTGGTGCCCTCGGAGATCTCGTCGAAGGACGCCTACATGCGCCGGCAGCCCCGCGGCACCGTCGGCTGTATCACGCCGTGGAACTTCCCGGTCGCCATCCCGTTCTGGCACATGGCAGTCGCCCTGGTCGAGGGCAACACCGTCGTCTGGAAGCCCGCCGAACAGACGCCGTGGTGTGGCCAGATCATCGCCGAGATGTTCGAGGACGCCGGCATCCCCGACGGCGTGTTCAACATGGTGCAGGGGTTCGGCGACGCCGGCAACGCCATCGTGGAGGACGACCGCGTGGACACGGTCCTGTTCACCGGCTCCGCGGAGGTCGGCCACGGGATCGCCGACAAGCTCGGGGGGGAACCCGGCCGTGAAGCCTCCCTGGAGATGGGCGGGAAGAACGCAGTCGTCGTGACCGAGGAGGCGGACCTAGACGTCGCCGTCCACTCCGCCGTCATGTCGTCGTTCAAGACCACCGGCCAACGGTGTGTCTCCGCCGAGCGACTGATCGTCCACGAGGACGTGTACGACGAGTTCAAGTCGCGGTTCGTCGACGTGGCCGAGCGCGTCGCGGTCGACGACCCCCTAGACGAGGAGACGTTCATGGGGCCGCTGATCGAGTCCGAACACGTCGAGAAGGTGCGCAAGTACAACCAGCTCGCCCGCGACGAGGACGTGAACGTCCTGGTCGACCGCGAGGAACTCGACGACGACGAGATTCCCGAGGGCCACGCCGACGGGGAGTGGGTCGGTCCGTTCGTGTACGAGGCCGACCCCCACGCCGACCTCCGGTGTACCCACGAGGAGGTGTTCGGGCCCCACGTCGCCCTCCTGGAGTACTCCGGCGGCATCGAACAGGCCGTCGAGATCCACAACGACGTGGACTACGGACTCGCGGGCGCGGTGATCTCCGAGAACTACCGCCAGCTCAACTACTACCGCGACAACGCCGAGGTGGGGCTGGCGTACGCCAACCTCCCGTGTATCGGCGCCGAGGTGCAGCTCCCGTTCGGCGGCGTCAAGCGCTCGGGCAAGGGCGCACCCAGCGCACGCGAGGCCATCGAGGCCGTCACGGACCGCACCGCCTGGACGATGAACAACAGCAAAGACATCGAGATGGCACAGGGGCTGTCGGCGGAGATTCTGACGGAAGACGACTGA
- a CDS encoding RIO1 family regulatory kinase/ATPase, which produces MGVRRLVRGNVAWDRLEAVARAVLERTDREVGHVRFIEADNWLSTPFVLDGAFFVKVISRQNSVVHAVLTTSRNLGAVTAGTEGFFEHVASPYEMARREFEATRRMRAAGVAAPEPLGVLEVDGLGVLVSEYLDGFQPLDEAPAERIADLAPTLFDRLATVHDAGLAHGDLRAENVLLVDDELYFIDATSLQEPDEADHADAATATRQYDLACALAALEPLVGAQTAVDAAAGSYPAVDLLGAREYLGFVDVRPDHDFDGPALRGEIDHRAA; this is translated from the coding sequence ATGGGCGTGAGACGACTCGTCAGGGGGAACGTCGCCTGGGACCGGTTGGAGGCGGTCGCCCGGGCGGTCCTCGAACGGACGGACCGGGAGGTGGGACACGTCCGGTTCATCGAGGCGGACAACTGGCTGTCGACACCGTTCGTCCTCGACGGGGCGTTCTTCGTGAAGGTGATCAGCCGGCAGAACTCAGTCGTCCACGCCGTGTTGACCACCAGCCGCAATCTCGGCGCCGTCACCGCCGGCACGGAGGGGTTCTTCGAACACGTCGCCAGCCCCTACGAGATGGCCCGGCGGGAGTTCGAGGCGACTCGACGGATGCGCGCGGCCGGCGTCGCGGCTCCGGAGCCGCTCGGCGTCCTGGAGGTGGACGGTCTCGGCGTGCTCGTCTCGGAGTACCTCGACGGGTTCCAGCCGTTGGACGAGGCCCCGGCAGAACGGATTGCCGACCTCGCCCCGACGTTGTTCGACCGGTTGGCGACCGTCCACGACGCCGGGCTCGCACACGGCGACCTCCGGGCGGAGAACGTCCTGCTCGTCGACGACGAACTGTACTTCATCGACGCGACGAGCCTCCAAGAGCCGGACGAGGCCGACCACGCCGACGCCGCGACGGCCACCAGACAGTACGACCTCGCGTGTGCGCTCGCCGCGCTGGAGCCGTTAGTCGGGGCACAGACCGCCGTCGACGCCGCCGCGGGGTCGTACCCCGCCGTGGACCTGCTGGGCGCCCGAGAGTACCTCGGATTCGTCGACGTGCGCCCGGACCACGACTTCGACGGGCCAGCGCTGCGCGGGGAGATCGACCACCGCGCGGCGTGA
- the ppsA gene encoding phosphoenolpyruvate synthase → MAVLWLDEVDATDLETVGGKAASLGELTGARLPVPPGFVVTAGTYRRFIEAAGIDEELFAAVDIDHEDSDALAAAHERARELIMETPLPDAVREEILAAYRDVGDGEAFVAVRSSATAEDLPDASFAGQQETFLNVREEALLERVKECWASLFSQRAIYYRQRQGFPHDEVDIAVVVQQMVDAEKSGVMFTSHPSTGDPRIILEAAWGLGEAVVSGSVSPDNYEVDRETATVETLTVADKKTMMVRDRETGETVEQPVEEDRRERRVLSDAEIEELVSLGRTVEDHYGEPQDVEWAIYEGDVYMLQSRPITTIDDADAAASPDEREREEVDAAGQAAATNGAGASTADDAASDGGRGQTESAAEGDVLVSGLGASPGTVSGDVRTVTKLDQLDKVAEGDVIVTEMTMPDMVPAMKRAVGIVTDEGGMTSHAAIVSRELGVPAVVGTSGATHELDDGQTITVDGDKGTVVAGGDEDTTDDHEPVEAVRPDTPVKPMTATEVKVNVSIPAAAERAAATGADGVGLLRTEHMVLSTGKTPARYVDDHGADAYVEELVDGVRGVAEEFYPRPVRVRTLDAPTDEFRELEGGVDEPVEHNPMLGWRGIRRSLDKPDLFAHELEAFARLWEMGYDNVELMLPLVNDGDDVAAAKELMREAGIDPTARTWGVMIETPASALQIEELAREGIDFASFGTNDLTQYTLAVDRNNGKVADQFDELHPAVLELIGDVIACCREHDVATSICGQAGSKPEMVDFLVDEGVTSISANIDAVRDVQHEVKRTEQKLILDSVR, encoded by the coding sequence ATGGCTGTACTCTGGCTGGACGAAGTCGACGCGACCGACCTGGAGACGGTCGGGGGGAAGGCAGCCTCGCTCGGTGAACTCACGGGCGCCAGGCTCCCGGTTCCGCCGGGGTTCGTCGTCACCGCGGGGACGTACCGTCGGTTCATCGAGGCCGCCGGGATCGACGAGGAGCTGTTCGCGGCGGTCGACATCGACCACGAGGACAGTGACGCGCTGGCGGCCGCCCACGAGCGGGCTCGAGAGCTGATCATGGAGACGCCGTTGCCGGACGCGGTCCGCGAGGAGATCCTCGCCGCCTACCGCGACGTGGGTGACGGCGAGGCGTTCGTCGCCGTCCGGTCGTCGGCGACGGCCGAGGACCTGCCGGACGCCTCCTTCGCCGGCCAACAGGAGACGTTCCTCAACGTCCGCGAGGAGGCACTGTTGGAACGGGTCAAGGAGTGCTGGGCGTCGTTGTTCTCCCAGCGGGCGATCTACTACCGCCAGCGCCAGGGGTTCCCACACGACGAGGTGGACATCGCCGTCGTCGTTCAGCAGATGGTCGACGCCGAGAAGTCCGGCGTGATGTTCACGAGCCACCCCTCCACCGGCGACCCCCGGATCATCCTGGAGGCCGCCTGGGGGCTGGGTGAGGCGGTCGTCTCCGGCTCCGTCTCCCCGGACAACTACGAGGTGGACCGCGAGACCGCGACCGTCGAGACACTCACCGTCGCCGACAAGAAGACGATGATGGTGCGCGACCGGGAGACGGGCGAGACCGTCGAGCAGCCGGTCGAGGAAGACCGCCGGGAACGACGGGTCCTGTCGGACGCAGAGATCGAGGAACTCGTGTCGCTCGGGCGGACCGTCGAGGACCACTACGGCGAGCCCCAAGACGTGGAGTGGGCGATCTACGAGGGCGACGTGTACATGCTCCAGTCCCGGCCGATCACGACCATCGACGACGCCGACGCCGCGGCGTCGCCGGACGAACGGGAACGCGAGGAGGTCGACGCGGCCGGGCAGGCGGCCGCGACGAACGGCGCCGGCGCGTCGACCGCCGACGACGCCGCCAGCGACGGCGGTCGGGGCCAGACGGAGTCGGCCGCGGAGGGTGACGTGCTCGTCTCCGGGCTCGGCGCCTCCCCCGGCACCGTCTCCGGCGACGTGCGGACCGTCACGAAACTGGACCAACTCGACAAGGTGGCCGAGGGGGACGTGATCGTCACGGAGATGACGATGCCGGACATGGTGCCGGCGATGAAACGCGCCGTCGGGATCGTCACCGACGAGGGCGGGATGACCTCACACGCCGCCATCGTCTCCCGGGAGCTGGGCGTCCCGGCGGTCGTCGGCACGAGCGGTGCCACCCACGAACTCGACGACGGGCAGACGATCACCGTCGACGGCGACAAGGGGACCGTCGTCGCGGGCGGCGACGAGGACACGACGGACGACCACGAGCCGGTGGAGGCGGTCCGGCCGGACACGCCGGTGAAGCCGATGACGGCGACGGAGGTGAAGGTGAACGTCTCCATCCCGGCGGCCGCGGAACGGGCTGCCGCCACCGGCGCGGACGGCGTCGGGCTCCTCCGGACGGAACACATGGTGTTGTCCACCGGGAAGACTCCCGCGCGGTACGTCGACGACCACGGCGCCGACGCCTACGTCGAGGAACTGGTCGACGGCGTCCGCGGCGTCGCCGAGGAGTTCTACCCCCGTCCCGTGCGGGTCCGGACGCTGGACGCCCCCACCGACGAGTTCCGCGAACTGGAGGGCGGCGTCGACGAGCCGGTCGAACACAACCCGATGTTGGGCTGGCGCGGGATCAGACGCTCGCTGGACAAGCCGGACCTGTTCGCCCACGAGCTGGAGGCGTTCGCCCGGCTGTGGGAGATGGGGTACGACAACGTCGAGCTGATGCTCCCGCTCGTCAACGACGGCGACGACGTGGCCGCCGCGAAGGAACTGATGCGCGAGGCCGGGATCGACCCCACGGCCCGGACCTGGGGCGTGATGATCGAGACGCCCGCCTCGGCGCTCCAGATCGAGGAGCTCGCTCGGGAGGGGATCGACTTCGCCTCCTTCGGGACGAACGACCTCACCCAGTACACCCTGGCGGTCGACCGCAACAACGGGAAGGTCGCAGACCAGTTCGACGAGCTCCACCCCGCCGTGTTGGAGCTGATCGGCGACGTGATCGCCTGTTGCCGCGAACACGACGTGGCGACGAGCATCTGCGGTCAGGCCGGCTCGAAGCCGGAGATGGTGGACTTCCTCGTGGACGAGGGGGTCACCTCCATCTCCGCCAACATCGACGCCGTCCGCGACGTGCAACACGAGGTCAAACGGACGGAACAGAAGCTCATCCTCGACTCCGTCCGCTGA
- a CDS encoding PhzF family phenazine biosynthesis protein: MTDSYTAALVDAFTDEPLTGNAAGVVPDAGGLTDTQMQAVARELAVSETAFLSDHPSADRQVRYFTPTTEVDLCGHATVAAHAYLRDHDRIAAGTHTLATQAGTLDIEVTDDTVWMTQNTPTVYERPVEYDRLADALGAEPSAFAGVGDALPVAYASTGLPFLIVPVSFLDGVGGLTPDDDAVAALADDHDAVGVYAFTFDTLTADATLHGRCFVPGAGVPEDPVTGTASGACGAYLDHFGAFRGDGTDAPAPGGTDVSAETGTPAEMLFEQGHYLDRPGRVRVQVDADSEGAPAVGGSAVTAFEGTVEIPPADDDEILEAG, from the coding sequence GTGACAGACAGCTACACTGCGGCGCTCGTCGACGCCTTCACCGACGAGCCGCTGACGGGCAACGCGGCCGGCGTCGTCCCGGACGCGGGCGGCCTGACGGACACACAGATGCAGGCGGTCGCCCGCGAACTCGCCGTCAGCGAGACGGCATTTCTCTCCGACCACCCGAGCGCGGACCGACAGGTCCGGTACTTCACGCCGACGACGGAGGTGGACCTGTGTGGCCACGCGACGGTGGCGGCACACGCCTACCTCCGCGACCACGACCGGATCGCGGCGGGCACGCACACGCTGGCGACGCAGGCCGGCACGCTCGACATCGAGGTGACAGACGACACGGTCTGGATGACACAGAACACCCCGACGGTGTACGAGCGCCCGGTGGAGTACGACCGGCTGGCCGACGCGCTCGGGGCGGAGCCGTCGGCGTTCGCGGGCGTCGGCGACGCGCTCCCGGTGGCGTACGCCTCCACGGGGCTGCCGTTCCTGATCGTCCCCGTGAGCTTCTTGGACGGGGTCGGGGGGTTAACCCCGGACGACGACGCCGTCGCGGCGCTGGCGGACGACCACGACGCCGTCGGCGTGTACGCGTTCACGTTCGACACGCTCACCGCGGACGCGACGCTCCACGGCCGGTGTTTCGTCCCCGGCGCCGGCGTCCCGGAAGACCCCGTCACCGGGACCGCCTCGGGCGCCTGCGGGGCGTACCTCGACCACTTCGGCGCGTTCCGTGGCGACGGGACGGACGCGCCGGCGCCCGGCGGAACGGACGTGTCGGCGGAGACCGGCACGCCCGCGGAGATGCTGTTCGAACAGGGTCACTACCTCGACCGCCCGGGGCGCGTCCGGGTGCAGGTGGACGCCGACAGCGAGGGGGCGCCGGCGGTCGGTGGGAGTGCCGTCACCGCGTTCGAGGGGACAGTCGAGATTCCGCCGGCAGACGACGACGAGATCCTGGAGGCGGGGTGA